In the genome of Natronomonas salina, the window TGAACAAGGGCTCCGACGAGGTCGTCGTCCAGAAGCTCGACACCAAGTACGGCATGCGGAAGACCGTCGGCTACGCGAAGGTCTACGACAGCGCCGATGCCGCCCGCGACGTCGAGCAGGACTACACCCTCGCGCGCAACAAGATCACCGAGGATGGCGCCGAAGAAGCCGAGCCCGAAGGCGACGAGGAGCCCGAGGCGGAAGCGGAAGGCGACGAGGCCGAAGCCGAGGCGGAGGAGGCGTAGATGGCCCGACACGAGTTCTACAACGACGACGGCACGACGGACAAGGAGCAGTGCCCGCGCTGCGGCGACACCTTCCTCGGTGACTACGGCGACCGCAAGCACTGCGGGAAGTGCAGCTACACCGAGTTCGAGTAGGTCGTGACCCGCGTTCTCGGCATCGAGGGGACCGCCTGGTGTGCCAGCGCGGCCGTCTTCGCCGCCGAGTCCGACGCCGTTTCTATCGAGTCCGACGCCTACCAGCCGGATAGCGGCGGGATCCACCCGCGGGAGGCCGCCGAGCACATGCGCGAGGCGGTCCCGGCCGTCGTCGAAGACGTCCTCGACACCGTCGCCGAGGAGTACGGACCGCCGGCGGAGGCGCTGGACGCTATCGCCTTCTCGCGCGGCCCCGGGCTCGGTCCGTGTCTCCGCATCGTCGGCACCGCCGCCCGCGCGCTCGCCGGCTCGCTGGACCTGCCGCTGGTCGGCGTCAACCACATGGTCGCCCACCTGGAGATCGGCCGCCACCGGTCGGGCTTCGAGTCGCCCATCTGCCTGAACGCCTCCGGCGCGAACGCCCACGTCCTCGGCTACCACGACGGCCGCTACCGCGTGCTCGGCGAGACGATGGACACCGGCGTCGGTAACGCCCTCGACAAGTTCACCCGCCACGTCGGCTGGACGCACCCCGGCGGCCCGAAGGTCGAGGCCCACGCGAGGGAGGGCGAGTACGTCGACCTCCCATACGTCGTCAAGGGGATGGACTTCTCCTTCTCCGGCATCATGTCCGCCGCCAAGCAGGAGTACGACGCCGGGACGCCCGTCGAGGACGTCTGCCGCGGGCTCGAGGAGACCGTCTTCGCGATGCTCGCGGAGGTGAGCGAGCGGGCGCTGTCGCTGACCGGCGCCGGCGAGTTGGTCCTGGGGGGCGGCGTCGCCCAGAACGACCGCCTCCGGGAGATGCTCGAGTCGATGTGCGAGGAGCGCGGCGCCGACTTCTACGCGCCGGAGGCCCGCTTCCTCCGGGACAACGCCGGCATGATCGCCGTCCTCGGCGCGAAGATGTACGAGGCCGGCGACACCGTCGCCGTCGAGGACTCGCGGGTGCTGCCGGACTTCCGGCCCGACGAGGTGCCGGTGACGTGGCGCTCCGGCGAGGGGGTCGAGACGCCGGCCGCCGACGAGGAGCGCGTCCAGGGCGCCGAGGCGGTCGTCGACCTCGACGACGGAGCGGGGCGGGCGTACAAGCGCCGGCTCTCGAAGTCCTACCGCCACCCGGAACTCGACGCGAGGCTGCGGACGCGCCGGACGCGCTCGGAGGCCCGCCTCACCAGCGAGGCACGCGGCCTCGGCGTCCCGACGCCGGTGGTCTTCGACGTCGACCCGGAGGAGGGTAGCCTCGAGTTCGAGTACGTCGGCGAGTCCGACCTGCGGGACGCGCTGACCGAGTCGGGCGTCCGCGACGTCGGCCGGCACCTGGCTCGCTGTCACGCGGCCGGGTTCGTCCACGGCGACCCGACGCCGCGGAACGTGCGGACCTCCGAGGACTTCACCTATCTCATCGACTTCGGCCTCGGCTACTACACCGACGACGTCGAGGACTACGCGATGGACCTCCACGTCTTCGA includes:
- a CDS encoding bifunctional N(6)-L-threonylcarbamoyladenine synthase/serine/threonine protein kinase; this encodes MTRVLGIEGTAWCASAAVFAAESDAVSIESDAYQPDSGGIHPREAAEHMREAVPAVVEDVLDTVAEEYGPPAEALDAIAFSRGPGLGPCLRIVGTAARALAGSLDLPLVGVNHMVAHLEIGRHRSGFESPICLNASGANAHVLGYHDGRYRVLGETMDTGVGNALDKFTRHVGWTHPGGPKVEAHAREGEYVDLPYVVKGMDFSFSGIMSAAKQEYDAGTPVEDVCRGLEETVFAMLAEVSERALSLTGAGELVLGGGVAQNDRLREMLESMCEERGADFYAPEARFLRDNAGMIAVLGAKMYEAGDTVAVEDSRVLPDFRPDEVPVTWRSGEGVETPAADEERVQGAEAVVDLDDGAGRAYKRRLSKSYRHPELDARLRTRRTRSEARLTSEARGLGVPTPVVFDVDPEEGSLEFEYVGESDLRDALTESGVRDVGRHLARCHAAGFVHGDPTPRNVRTSEDFTYLIDFGLGYYTDDVEDYAMDLHVFEGALGGTADDPTALVEAFEDAYREVGDPAVVEQLRAIEGRGRYQ
- a CDS encoding 30S ribosomal protein S24e, which produces MDVEIIDEDENPMLHRTDVRFQLTHDDATPSRLSVRDSLAAKLNKGSDEVVVQKLDTKYGMRKTVGYAKVYDSADAARDVEQDYTLARNKITEDGAEEAEPEGDEEPEAEAEGDEAEAEAEEA
- a CDS encoding 30S ribosomal protein S27ae, with translation MARHEFYNDDGTTDKEQCPRCGDTFLGDYGDRKHCGKCSYTEFE